The following coding sequences are from one Paenibacillus tundrae window:
- a CDS encoding ABC transporter substrate-binding protein, whose amino-acid sequence MTEHYIQLRLIFSHVHEEEEIEITMGVLATHLCCTMRNMNLIMNKFLDNGWVRWSPQRGRGKKSILVFCLPLHDVAGEWFERLLHHNKIEEAYALAASLPFLIRENLMHRLQGQFGLRSDHGARGRVDTLRIPQETSFETLDPTQAVVWGDVGIVAEVYDRLVRYNAEHHVCEPGLAMAWESNVEGTEWTFYLHKGVLFHHGRVLEAEDVQFTFERILSSVDNPCKALFGSIQRVDTFDDLTVRFELNAPNFMFPDLMSSINASILPRDVEIDPLHPIGTGPYRLVRNDPNILVLEVFSSYFQGRAFIDRVEIWQLPQAGRGESVIRQELFPDGKPHAVQHEVQGGVFMTFNMRKRGPHLDISFRRAIRELMHPQVMADALNRSSIQPTSSLVRKYDRGNQQDEEMYLFDAEKHLREEKMAQRKWTEVNEAVDVGADVSVSADTDTDTGVDKSSLVSASAWLKRSQYAGEMVNVWVEEGVNMEQDMVWFAKRCEQIGLHVNIVPGDVVKAIYHDELQSYDLIYTGEVFDDHVMRSLITMYTFQNTIFLSVMDDHWRLELERECGQIVAMQEPEDRMDSLLQLEDRLIQEALLLPVYSFREEHSHHPSLRDYRVMGYGMPDLRRLWVKRSPNTSEESSSYSAYIPLW is encoded by the coding sequence GTGACGGAGCATTATATCCAACTTAGGTTGATCTTCTCCCATGTACATGAAGAGGAAGAAATAGAGATAACGATGGGTGTATTAGCAACTCATTTGTGCTGCACCATGCGTAATATGAATCTGATTATGAATAAGTTTTTGGATAACGGCTGGGTCAGATGGAGCCCGCAGCGGGGAAGAGGCAAAAAGTCTATACTTGTTTTTTGTTTACCGTTACACGATGTGGCTGGGGAATGGTTTGAACGTCTACTACATCACAACAAAATAGAAGAAGCATACGCACTGGCTGCATCATTGCCGTTTCTCATCCGAGAAAATTTAATGCATAGACTACAGGGGCAATTCGGTCTTCGTTCAGATCATGGTGCTCGGGGGAGAGTGGACACACTCCGCATTCCTCAGGAGACATCGTTTGAGACGTTGGATCCAACCCAGGCTGTTGTGTGGGGCGATGTGGGGATCGTTGCAGAAGTGTATGATCGTTTAGTGCGTTACAATGCAGAGCACCATGTCTGTGAGCCAGGGCTTGCGATGGCATGGGAGAGCAACGTAGAGGGGACGGAATGGACGTTTTATTTACATAAAGGTGTGCTCTTTCACCATGGCAGAGTACTGGAGGCAGAGGATGTGCAATTTACATTTGAACGCATCTTATCCAGCGTGGACAATCCTTGCAAAGCCTTATTCGGCTCAATTCAGAGGGTGGATACGTTTGACGATTTGACGGTTCGCTTTGAGCTGAATGCACCCAATTTTATGTTTCCTGATTTGATGAGCAGCATTAATGCATCTATTCTGCCAAGAGATGTGGAGATAGACCCACTTCATCCGATTGGGACGGGACCATATCGTTTGGTTCGCAACGATCCAAACATCTTAGTCTTGGAGGTATTCTCTTCTTATTTTCAAGGTCGTGCGTTTATCGATCGTGTAGAGATCTGGCAGCTTCCTCAAGCAGGGCGGGGCGAATCCGTGATCCGACAGGAGCTATTTCCAGACGGTAAACCACATGCGGTACAGCATGAAGTACAGGGTGGGGTCTTTATGACGTTTAATATGCGCAAAAGAGGCCCTCATCTCGATATATCCTTTCGTCGTGCCATACGAGAGCTTATGCACCCACAAGTCATGGCGGATGCTTTGAATCGATCATCGATCCAGCCGACATCTAGTTTGGTTCGTAAGTATGATCGGGGAAACCAGCAGGACGAAGAGATGTATCTATTCGATGCAGAGAAGCACCTGAGAGAAGAGAAGATGGCACAACGGAAGTGGACTGAAGTAAATGAAGCTGTAGATGTAGGCGCAGATGTAAGTGTAAGTGCAGATACAGATACAGATACAGGTGTAGACAAATCTTCTCTCGTTAGCGCTTCGGCATGGTTGAAACGTAGCCAGTATGCAGGAGAGATGGTGAACGTGTGGGTTGAAGAGGGCGTGAACATGGAACAAGACATGGTTTGGTTTGCTAAGCGGTGTGAACAGATTGGTCTACATGTAAACATTGTACCTGGTGATGTGGTCAAGGCCATTTATCATGACGAATTACAGTCGTATGACCTCATATACACTGGAGAAGTCTTTGACGATCATGTAATGCGAAGTCTCATTACGATGTACACGTTCCAAAATACGATCTTTCTCAGTGTAATGGATGATCATTGGAGGCTTGAGTTAGAGCGAGAGTGCGGTCAGATCGTGGCGATGCAGGAGCCAGAGGATCGGATGGATAGTTTGCTACAACTGGAGGATCGATTAATTCAGGAGGCGTTACTATTGCCTGTGTATAGCTTCAGGGAGGAGCATTCACATCATCCATCGCTGCGAGATTACCGCGTAATGGGATATGGGATGCCTGACTTGCGACGGTTGTGGGTGAAGCGAAGTCCTAATACGTCGGAAGAGTCCTCCAGCTATTCGGCCTATATCCCGTTGTGGTAG
- a CDS encoding serine hydrolase — translation MTTTDFHSLLEGLDDFVEEQMKHWKGVGAAVAVVHKNEVVWQKGYGYRDLEAKLGVTPSTLFAIGSSTKAFTAATAAILVDQNQLNWDTPIVQYMPDFKMFDPVTTERLTIRDILCHRSGLPRHEMAWYNSPRSREELVHRLRYLEPNEDFRNKWQYQNMMYMTAGYLVGHIKGTSWESVLEDSLLRPLGMNSSVLSVDLMQLQPEYALPYTEKDEQHIRIPYRNIDTIGPAGSINSNLIDMITWLQFQLNQGQHDGRALISMEEMQTMHSPHMPCDSSFRSEEVPISTYGLGWIIESYRGHRMIHHGGGIDGFTSQVAFLPDEQIGVVVLCNSNGSVVPYTVSYHIIDRLLELEPTDWSDRLTKLINGEDTQPEGESEATEGTASVGSEHQETTDFEKTEVQPFDRPASEYIGVYTHLGYGDILIESTAEDGLRATFNNLDMSMQYIGNETFDVELVQQGQEQKLPFTFTLDDQNHTHSLKIPLLMEPNTNEVIFIKTKTKANVNVNLNVDAQIEA, via the coding sequence ATGACAACAACAGATTTTCACTCATTGCTGGAGGGATTGGATGATTTTGTAGAAGAACAAATGAAACATTGGAAAGGTGTGGGCGCAGCTGTTGCGGTTGTGCACAAAAATGAGGTGGTCTGGCAAAAAGGTTATGGCTATCGCGACCTGGAAGCCAAGCTTGGCGTAACTCCTAGCACACTCTTTGCAATCGGTTCATCAACCAAGGCTTTTACAGCAGCGACGGCCGCTATACTTGTAGATCAAAATCAATTGAACTGGGACACGCCTATTGTGCAATATATGCCTGATTTCAAAATGTTCGACCCGGTAACGACGGAGCGGCTTACGATCCGGGATATACTCTGTCACCGTTCTGGACTTCCAAGACATGAGATGGCTTGGTACAACTCACCTCGTTCAAGAGAAGAGCTCGTTCATCGTCTACGGTACTTGGAGCCTAATGAGGATTTCAGAAATAAGTGGCAGTATCAGAACATGATGTATATGACGGCAGGTTATCTAGTCGGGCACATCAAAGGCACGTCATGGGAGAGCGTATTAGAAGATTCGTTGCTGCGCCCACTAGGGATGAATTCAAGCGTGCTATCCGTTGATCTGATGCAGCTCCAACCTGAATATGCACTGCCTTATACGGAGAAGGATGAGCAGCACATTCGAATTCCTTATCGCAATATTGATACGATTGGCCCTGCCGGCTCCATTAACAGCAATCTTATAGATATGATTACGTGGTTACAATTCCAATTGAATCAAGGACAGCATGATGGCAGAGCCCTCATTTCCATGGAGGAAATGCAGACCATGCATAGCCCGCATATGCCTTGTGATTCGTCATTCCGTAGTGAGGAAGTTCCGATTAGCACCTATGGATTGGGATGGATTATTGAGTCTTATCGCGGTCATCGGATGATCCATCATGGCGGAGGAATCGACGGGTTCACCTCCCAAGTAGCCTTCCTGCCAGATGAACAGATTGGCGTCGTTGTACTATGTAATAGCAATGGCAGCGTAGTGCCTTATACCGTTTCCTATCACATTATTGATCGATTATTGGAGCTGGAACCTACCGACTGGAGCGATAGATTGACCAAACTAATCAATGGGGAGGATACACAGCCAGAGGGCGAATCCGAAGCAACAGAAGGCACAGCCTCTGTCGGATCTGAGCATCAGGAGACAACAGACTTCGAGAAAACGGAAGTTCAACCCTTTGATCGTCCCGCATCCGAATATATTGGCGTATACACCCATCTTGGCTATGGCGATATCCTGATTGAATCCACTGCTGAGGACGGATTACGAGCAACATTTAACAATTTAGATATGAGCATGCAATACATTGGCAACGAGACCTTCGATGTTGAGCTTGTTCAACAGGGACAGGAACAAAAGCTTCCGTTCACATTCACGTTAGATGATCAAAATCATACTCATTCTCTCAAGATTCCACTATTGATGGAGCCCAATACGAATGAAGTGATATTTATTAAAACTAAAACAAAAGCTAATGTTAATGTTAATCTTAATGTTGATGCCCAAATTGAAGCCTAA
- a CDS encoding DUF4367 domain-containing protein — translation MRRISWMLTMVLVLSALLAACGKKDAAAVVKDLNEVVGEMESYQGAGVMTLHTGDTPQQYKVEVWHQKPSYYRIALTNAKKDVTQIVLRNDEGVFVLTPSQNKSFRFQSNWPDNQGQVYLYETLIRSITGDSTRQFVDEKDSYVFDVAANYNTHALVRQKIWLNKADYAPKQVEVSDSNANVVVDVKFDNFKFGAEFGKDAFDMQRNMTAATEGNGNIGAGSEGTPAKDPQSSTEQQPASDSSGEVSDGQTGISGSDEQEGAQDPASADQGAEEPTMTAPEESEGFGVVEPTYVPEGVKLKDDQIVEESGNYSVLLRYEGMYNYTIFEARPQDRAVSLAPSRVVDLGFTWGMMSGDALQTLTWMYDGIEYRITSADLPENEMKQIALSMQEQSGK, via the coding sequence ATGCGCCGAATATCATGGATGCTTACCATGGTATTGGTCTTATCGGCCTTGCTTGCTGCTTGTGGGAAAAAGGATGCGGCAGCCGTGGTCAAAGATCTGAACGAAGTCGTAGGAGAGATGGAAAGTTACCAGGGAGCAGGCGTGATGACGCTGCACACTGGGGATACGCCGCAGCAGTACAAGGTCGAGGTATGGCATCAGAAGCCTTCCTATTATCGAATCGCGTTAACGAATGCGAAGAAAGATGTAACTCAGATCGTATTACGTAATGATGAGGGTGTGTTCGTACTCACACCGAGCCAGAACAAGAGCTTCCGTTTCCAAAGTAATTGGCCAGACAATCAAGGACAGGTTTATTTGTACGAAACGTTGATTCGCAGCATTACGGGAGATTCGACTCGTCAGTTTGTAGATGAGAAGGATAGCTACGTGTTCGATGTTGCTGCCAATTACAATACGCATGCATTGGTGAGACAAAAAATCTGGCTGAACAAGGCCGATTACGCTCCTAAACAGGTGGAGGTATCCGATTCCAATGCCAATGTTGTGGTCGATGTGAAATTCGACAATTTCAAATTCGGTGCTGAATTTGGTAAGGATGCGTTTGATATGCAGCGCAATATGACTGCGGCTACAGAAGGAAATGGGAACATCGGAGCAGGCAGTGAAGGAACCCCTGCTAAAGATCCTCAATCTTCAACGGAGCAACAACCAGCATCCGATTCAAGTGGCGAAGTAAGTGATGGTCAGACGGGTATCAGTGGAAGTGATGAGCAAGAGGGGGCACAAGATCCAGCGAGCGCAGATCAAGGTGCAGAAGAGCCAACGATGACAGCGCCAGAGGAGAGCGAAGGGTTTGGCGTTGTTGAACCGACGTATGTCCCTGAAGGTGTGAAACTGAAAGACGATCAGATTGTTGAAGAATCAGGTAACTATTCTGTACTGCTGCGCTACGAAGGGATGTATAACTATACCATCTTTGAAGCTAGGCCACAGGACAGAGCTGTATCGCTTGCGCCATCCCGCGTTGTGGATCTCGGATTCACATGGGGAATGATGAGTGGAGACGCACTGCAAACTCTTACGTGGATGTACGATGGAATCGAGTACCGGATTACAAGTGCTGATCTACCAGAGAACGAAATGAAACAGATTGCACTATCCATGCAGGAACAATCCGGGAAATGA
- the alr gene encoding alanine racemase has protein sequence MQEQYRPTQAEINLDHLCDNVEAFREALPKGMKLLACVKANAYGHGAVETARGLEQYGVDYLSVAFLDEALELRQHGIKLPILVLGYTPPEGVAVAWEHDITITLYSREVLDAIRNLNAGKFTGKLKVHIKIDSGMGRLGLLPGKDAVAFVQEVASLDQVMLEGMFTHFAKADEADKTYTLEQYRRFQSVVEALRDQGCVIPIIHTANSAAAIDTPNLSYDMVRVGISLYGLYPSTEVNHQVVKLSPVLTLKTKAVLVKTLPPHWGISYGTRYVTQENERIATLPIGYADGFSRMLTGKAQVLVRGRRVPVVGTICMDQCMVSLQSFAEEAEEIQVGEEVVLIGHQSGECITVDEVAAQLGTIPYEVICMMAHRIPRIYLRDGIEVAKVNPLLSS, from the coding sequence GTGCAAGAACAATATCGGCCGACCCAAGCGGAAATTAACTTGGATCATCTGTGTGACAACGTAGAAGCTTTCCGTGAGGCATTGCCGAAAGGGATGAAGCTCCTTGCTTGTGTTAAAGCCAACGCTTATGGACATGGAGCTGTAGAGACAGCGAGAGGACTTGAACAATATGGAGTCGATTATTTGAGTGTTGCTTTTCTAGATGAAGCGCTCGAATTGCGTCAACATGGGATCAAGCTACCGATTCTCGTGTTAGGTTACACACCGCCTGAAGGTGTTGCTGTAGCCTGGGAACATGATATTACAATTACCTTGTACAGCCGGGAAGTGCTGGATGCGATTCGAAACCTGAATGCAGGCAAGTTCACCGGGAAATTGAAGGTGCATATTAAAATCGATAGTGGTATGGGGCGGCTAGGCTTGCTGCCTGGTAAGGATGCAGTAGCCTTCGTACAAGAAGTCGCTTCGCTGGATCAGGTAATGCTCGAAGGCATGTTCACTCACTTTGCGAAGGCAGATGAAGCAGACAAGACCTATACACTGGAGCAGTATCGACGGTTTCAAAGCGTTGTAGAAGCGCTGAGAGATCAGGGATGTGTCATCCCGATTATACATACGGCAAACAGTGCCGCCGCCATTGATACACCGAATCTGTCTTACGACATGGTTCGAGTTGGAATCAGTCTGTACGGATTGTATCCGTCTACTGAGGTGAATCATCAGGTGGTGAAGCTGTCCCCGGTATTGACACTGAAGACAAAGGCGGTTCTGGTCAAAACGCTGCCACCCCATTGGGGCATCAGCTACGGAACACGCTATGTTACACAGGAAAATGAACGAATTGCGACCCTGCCTATCGGCTATGCAGATGGATTCTCAAGAATGCTGACAGGCAAAGCACAAGTGCTTGTACGTGGACGCCGTGTTCCCGTTGTCGGTACGATCTGCATGGATCAGTGTATGGTGTCGCTACAATCTTTCGCTGAAGAAGCGGAAGAAATTCAAGTCGGCGAAGAGGTTGTCCTCATCGGCCACCAGTCCGGCGAATGTATTACCGTAGACGAGGTGGCTGCCCAGCTAGGTACGATTCCATATGAAGTGATCTGTATGATGGCACACCGTATTCCGCGGATCTATCTGCGGGATGGTATAGAGGTTGCCAAGGTTAATCCACTTTTGTCCTCCTAA
- a CDS encoding CopG family ribbon-helix-helix protein — protein MANLQNTKRIMISLPDHLLQEVDGIVALENSNRSELIRQAMKLYLTERKKRYIRESMQRGYMEMAKINLTMASEAFHAEEDADSTLDRLVSGV, from the coding sequence GTGGCCAACTTGCAGAACACCAAGCGAATCATGATCAGTCTGCCTGATCATCTTTTGCAGGAAGTGGATGGCATCGTAGCGCTGGAGAACTCCAACCGCAGCGAATTGATTAGGCAGGCCATGAAGCTGTATCTGACGGAACGGAAGAAGCGGTATATCCGTGAGTCTATGCAGCGTGGGTACATGGAGATGGCGAAGATTAACCTGACCATGGCATCCGAGGCCTTTCACGCGGAGGAAGATGCGGACAGCACTCTGGACCGCTTAGTTAGCGGGGTGTAG
- a CDS encoding type II toxin-antitoxin system PemK/MazF family toxin gives MIVKRGDVFFADLSPVVGSEQGGVRPVLVIQNDIGNRFSPTCIVAAITAQIQKAKLPTHVEIDAAAHGFDRDSVILLEQIRTIDKQRLTDKITHLDEETMKLVNEALQISLGLIDF, from the coding sequence TTGATCGTAAAACGCGGTGACGTTTTTTTTGCGGATCTTTCTCCCGTTGTCGGTTCCGAGCAAGGTGGAGTCAGACCGGTGCTGGTCATCCAGAATGACATCGGTAATCGATTCAGTCCAACTTGTATTGTGGCGGCGATTACCGCCCAGATCCAAAAGGCAAAGCTGCCGACGCATGTAGAGATTGATGCGGCGGCACACGGCTTTGACCGGGATTCGGTTATTTTGCTCGAACAAATACGGACGATTGACAAGCAAAGATTGACTGACAAGATTACTCATTTGGACGAGGAGACCATGAAATTGGTTAACGAGGCCTTACAGATCAGTCTCGGCTTGATCGATTTTTAA
- a CDS encoding alpha-galactosidase produces MSIYINQEKLQFHLQTRKASYVFQVLPSGYLVHLYYGKKLRDTDLSWLHVRTERASFSPNPVPEDRTISFDTLPVELPVYGTSDFRNPAIQLQLENGSTISEFTYTGHRLEKGKPSLEGLPATYVEAADEAETLVIELQDRVAGIKIELSYTAFTAFNAITRSMRVVNESATSVNVLRALSSSVDFPHADYELLQLSGAWTRERDIVRRPLASGLQGVESRRGSSSHQQNPFIALMTPGTDEDQGEVYGFSLVYSGGFTAQAEVDQFFTTRVSLGINPFDFSWKLDPQEAFQTPETVMVYSDAGLDGMSQSYHELYRERLARGQFRNTERPVLVNNWEATYFGFDADKIEQIARAGQKLGIELFVLDDGWFGHRDSDNSSLGDWIVDKNKLPQGLDDLANRVTGLDMQFGLWFEPEMISPDSELYRAHPDWCLHVPDRRRTEGRQQLVLDFSRQDVRDEIVRMLSDVLGSAPISYVKWDMNRNMTEVGSALLPADRQRETAHRYMLGLYEVMERITSTFPHILFESCSGGGGRFDPGMLYYMPQTWTSDNTDAVSRLRIQYGTSLVYPVSSMGSHISAVPNHQVNRITSLETRGHVAMSGNFGYELDLTRFTEEENEIVKAQVELYKEIRGTIQYGTFRRLLSPFEGNETAWMFIAPDGSEAVVFYFRVLSEPNAPLQRLKLKGLDPDADYRLKGSEETFTGDALMYGGIAVGAASGDYLSEMFRFERV; encoded by the coding sequence ATGAGCATTTATATCAATCAGGAGAAACTACAATTCCATTTACAAACTCGCAAGGCAAGTTATGTATTTCAAGTATTGCCTTCAGGATATTTGGTGCATTTGTACTACGGCAAGAAATTACGCGATACCGATCTGAGCTGGTTGCATGTGCGTACAGAGCGCGCATCCTTTAGCCCTAACCCGGTGCCAGAGGATCGAACGATCTCTTTCGACACATTGCCAGTGGAACTGCCAGTGTATGGGACGAGTGATTTCCGTAACCCAGCCATCCAACTCCAATTGGAGAACGGCTCAACCATCTCGGAGTTTACTTACACAGGTCATCGCTTGGAGAAGGGGAAGCCTTCCCTTGAAGGACTACCAGCAACATATGTAGAAGCTGCGGATGAAGCAGAGACATTGGTCATTGAATTGCAAGACCGTGTTGCTGGCATCAAGATCGAGCTTTCTTATACAGCCTTTACGGCATTTAATGCGATTACTCGTTCGATGCGTGTAGTGAATGAGAGCGCTACCTCGGTTAATGTCTTGCGTGCGCTTAGTTCCTCAGTTGATTTCCCGCACGCAGATTATGAATTGCTGCAATTGTCGGGTGCTTGGACACGTGAGCGCGACATCGTACGCAGACCGCTTGCTTCTGGATTGCAAGGCGTAGAGAGTCGCCGTGGTTCGAGTAGTCACCAGCAGAATCCGTTTATTGCCTTAATGACACCAGGTACGGACGAAGACCAAGGTGAGGTATATGGATTCAGCCTCGTTTATAGTGGAGGCTTCACAGCACAAGCGGAAGTAGATCAATTCTTCACGACACGTGTGTCGCTCGGAATCAATCCGTTTGACTTTAGCTGGAAGCTGGATCCACAAGAAGCATTCCAGACTCCTGAGACCGTTATGGTCTACTCGGATGCAGGGCTTGATGGTATGTCCCAGTCCTATCACGAGCTGTATCGTGAGCGTCTTGCACGTGGTCAATTCCGGAATACGGAGCGTCCTGTCCTCGTTAACAACTGGGAAGCAACATACTTTGGCTTCGATGCAGACAAGATCGAGCAGATCGCACGTGCGGGACAGAAGCTTGGTATTGAGCTATTTGTATTGGATGATGGCTGGTTTGGGCACCGGGATAGCGATAATTCCTCGCTGGGTGACTGGATCGTGGATAAGAATAAGTTACCACAAGGTCTGGATGACCTCGCGAATCGAGTGACGGGTCTAGATATGCAGTTCGGACTGTGGTTCGAGCCTGAGATGATCTCTCCTGATAGTGAGTTGTATCGTGCACACCCAGACTGGTGTCTGCATGTGCCTGATCGTCGCCGTACAGAAGGACGTCAGCAGCTGGTACTCGACTTCTCTCGTCAGGATGTACGAGACGAAATTGTACGCATGCTGAGTGATGTACTAGGTTCTGCACCGATCTCCTACGTGAAATGGGACATGAACCGGAATATGACAGAAGTGGGCTCCGCATTGCTGCCAGCAGATAGACAGCGTGAGACAGCACACCGTTATATGCTGGGATTGTATGAGGTGATGGAACGGATTACGAGCACATTCCCGCATATCCTGTTCGAAAGCTGTTCAGGTGGCGGCGGACGCTTCGATCCAGGTATGCTCTATTACATGCCCCAAACTTGGACAAGTGACAATACTGATGCGGTATCCCGTCTGCGTATTCAATATGGTACGAGTCTCGTGTATCCAGTAAGCTCGATGGGTTCCCACATCTCTGCCGTACCGAATCACCAGGTGAACCGGATTACGTCATTGGAGACGCGTGGACATGTAGCGATGTCAGGGAACTTTGGCTATGAGCTGGACTTGACTCGTTTCACTGAGGAAGAGAACGAAATTGTAAAAGCACAGGTTGAACTGTACAAAGAAATTCGGGGTACGATTCAATACGGAACATTCCGTCGCTTGCTCAGTCCGTTTGAAGGAAATGAGACGGCATGGATGTTCATCGCACCGGATGGCAGCGAAGCTGTCGTGTTCTATTTCCGTGTGTTGTCGGAGCCGAATGCACCGTTGCAGCGCCTGAAGCTCAAAGGATTAGACCCTGACGCGGATTACCGTCTGAAGGGCAGTGAAGAGACGTTCACTGGCGATGCTCTGATGTATGGCGGTATCGCAGTTGGTGCAGCGTCTGGAGACTACCTGAGCGAGATGTTCCGTTTCGAGCGAGTATAA
- a CDS encoding Tex family protein — protein sequence MSEQETVLEPNEETIKAERHERIIKQVAKELSLPLKQIRTTSELLDEGNTIPFIARYRKEMTGELDENQLRNIEERIVYLRNLEDRKVEVIRIIDEQGKLTKELKQSITQAVKLQEVEDLYRPYRQKRKTRASVAKEKGLEPLATWIWSQPKQGDALEEAARYISAKLGVDDAEAALQGAKDILAENIADDAAIRAWIRRYTLDHGMLTSEAKDAEQESVYENYYDYRELAKKMPPHRILAINRGERENILKVGLDVAADPAHRHMEGQIIKGSSAVQDILRAVIEDAYKRLIAPSIEREVRAELTEKGETQAISVFSANLRNLLLQPPIHGKRVLGVDPAYRTGCKLAVVDDTGKLLEVAVTYPTPPHNKKREAAEVFHRMIKQYDIGLIVIGNGTGSRETEQFVAEIIQENGDESLVYLIVNEAGASVYSASKLAQDEFPDLDVAERSAASIARRVQDPLAELVKIDPKAIGVGQYQHDVSQKVLEESLKAVVESAVNHVGVDVNTASPSLLSYVAGVNATIAKNIVKYREENGRFTNRRQLQKVPRLGAKTYEQCVGFMRIGEGENPLDRTPIHPESYKVVDQLFKELQVELDKLGSKELAELLSEQKADQLAVKLDVGVPTLRDILDSLQRPGRDPREEMPLPIFRTDVLKIEDLVEGMELQGTVRNVIDFGAFVDIGIKSDGLVHISQLSNGYVKHPMDVVSVGDNVTVWVMNVDTKKGRVGLTMKKPASAK from the coding sequence TTGTCTGAACAGGAAACGGTTCTGGAACCTAATGAAGAAACGATAAAGGCTGAACGCCACGAGCGAATCATCAAGCAGGTAGCCAAGGAATTATCGCTACCCCTGAAGCAGATCCGGACTACGTCCGAGCTTCTGGACGAAGGCAACACAATTCCGTTTATCGCTCGTTACCGTAAGGAAATGACTGGAGAGCTGGATGAGAACCAGCTACGAAATATTGAAGAACGTATCGTATACTTGCGTAACCTCGAAGACCGTAAAGTAGAAGTTATTCGTATCATAGACGAACAAGGCAAGCTGACGAAGGAGCTGAAGCAGTCCATCACTCAAGCTGTGAAGCTGCAAGAAGTCGAGGATCTGTATCGTCCGTATCGTCAAAAGCGTAAAACGCGTGCCAGCGTAGCCAAAGAGAAGGGTTTGGAGCCACTCGCTACTTGGATCTGGAGCCAGCCTAAACAGGGAGATGCCCTGGAAGAGGCGGCGCGTTATATCAGTGCTAAGCTTGGCGTGGATGACGCAGAGGCTGCGTTGCAGGGAGCTAAGGACATATTAGCCGAGAACATTGCGGATGATGCTGCCATTCGTGCGTGGATTCGCCGTTACACGTTGGATCACGGAATGCTTACTTCCGAAGCGAAGGATGCAGAGCAAGAGTCCGTGTATGAGAATTATTATGATTATCGTGAATTAGCGAAAAAGATGCCGCCGCACCGTATCTTGGCGATTAACCGCGGTGAGCGCGAAAATATTTTGAAAGTCGGTTTGGACGTGGCAGCAGATCCGGCTCACCGTCACATGGAAGGACAGATTATTAAGGGTTCATCTGCTGTACAGGACATTTTGCGTGCAGTAATTGAAGATGCTTATAAACGTCTAATCGCACCTTCCATTGAGCGTGAAGTTCGCGCAGAATTAACGGAAAAAGGGGAGACCCAGGCAATCTCCGTATTCTCAGCTAATCTTCGGAACCTGTTGCTCCAACCGCCGATCCATGGCAAACGTGTGCTTGGTGTCGATCCTGCCTACCGTACAGGCTGTAAGCTGGCAGTCGTTGATGATACGGGCAAACTGCTTGAGGTGGCTGTAACATATCCAACCCCACCACATAATAAGAAACGTGAAGCAGCAGAAGTGTTCCACCGGATGATCAAACAGTATGATATCGGTCTGATTGTGATCGGGAATGGTACAGGATCTCGTGAAACCGAGCAGTTTGTTGCCGAGATCATTCAGGAGAATGGCGATGAAAGTCTTGTCTATCTGATCGTTAATGAAGCTGGCGCAAGTGTGTATTCCGCATCTAAGCTGGCTCAAGATGAGTTCCCGGATTTGGACGTTGCTGAGCGTAGTGCGGCTTCTATTGCTCGTCGAGTACAAGATCCGCTGGCAGAATTGGTCAAAATTGATCCTAAAGCCATTGGTGTAGGTCAATACCAGCATGACGTTTCTCAGAAAGTTCTCGAAGAGAGCCTCAAAGCTGTTGTAGAGTCTGCCGTTAACCATGTCGGTGTTGATGTAAACACCGCATCTCCTTCACTGCTTTCCTACGTGGCTGGAGTGAATGCAACCATTGCGAAGAACATCGTGAAATACCGGGAAGAGAATGGCCGCTTCACGAATCGCCGTCAGTTGCAGAAGGTGCCTCGTCTCGGAGCCAAAACTTATGAGCAATGCGTTGGCTTTATGCGGATTGGTGAAGGGGAGAACCCGCTCGATCGTACACCAATTCACCCAGAGTCCTACAAGGTTGTGGATCAGTTGTTCAAGGAGCTTCAAGTGGAATTGGACAAGCTTGGCAGCAAAGAGCTGGCTGAACTGCTGTCTGAGCAAAAGGCTGATCAGTTGGCTGTAAAACTGGATGTCGGTGTGCCGACACTTCGCGACATTTTGGACAGCTTGCAGCGTCCGGGCCGAGATCCACGTGAGGAAATGCCATTGCCAATCTTCCGTACAGACGTATTGAAGATTGAGGATCTCGTTGAAGGCATGGAACTGCAGGGTACGGTTCGTAATGTTATTGATTTTGGTGCCTTTGTAGATATCGGTATCAAGAGTGATGGACTTGTCCACATCTCACAGCTCAGCAATGGTTATGTTAAACATCCGATGGATGTGGTTTCCGTCGGGGATAATGTAACGGTATGGGTTATGAATGTAGATACAAAAAAAGGCCGTGTAGGTCTAACGATGAAGAAACCAGCTTCAGCCAAGTAG